From a single Bacteroidota bacterium genomic region:
- a CDS encoding zinc-ribbon domain-containing protein, with product MIIYGTKTTPVATENIADSCTNCQTANSILMRVLQKYVHIFFIPFIPVGKTGATVCAHCKHALTKEEFSGSLNSRYDTLKSTAKTPIWTFSGLALLAILVVVLIVSDKQKKEKVAALIQTPQSGDVYEIKNDAKQYTLYKIQRISGDTSFILMNQYETNKLSGLKDLKEKGDAGYSEDEIPMTKADFQKMMDDGEILDVERK from the coding sequence ATGATTATTTACGGAACCAAAACAACCCCAGTTGCTACCGAAAACATTGCAGACAGTTGCACCAATTGCCAAACAGCAAACAGCATACTGATGCGTGTATTACAAAAATACGTTCATATTTTTTTTATACCATTTATTCCCGTTGGTAAAACAGGTGCAACCGTTTGCGCTCATTGCAAACATGCCTTAACAAAAGAAGAATTTAGCGGTTCGTTAAACAGCCGTTACGACACTTTAAAAAGCACAGCAAAAACACCTATATGGACTTTTTCAGGACTGGCATTGTTGGCTATATTAGTAGTAGTACTTATTGTTTCCGACAAACAGAAAAAAGAAAAAGTAGCTGCATTGATTCAAACACCACAAAGTGGCGATGTGTATGAAATAAAAAATGATGCTAAACAATACACCTTGTATAAAATACAAAGAATAAGTGGCGATACTTCATTCATTTTAATGAATCAGTACGAAACCAATAAACTATCAGGATTGAAAGACTTAAAAGAAAAAGGTGATGCAGGCTATAGTGAAGATGAAATACCAATGACAAAAGCTGATTTTCAGAAAATGATGGACGATGGTGAGATTTTAGACGTGGAAAGAAAATAG
- a CDS encoding cation diffusion facilitator family transporter yields the protein MEHHHSHTDHTTPLKNVNTAFIVGIVLNFLFVIIEAAFGLFTHSLSLLSDAGHNLADVGTLALSLLAFRLLKVKANKHYTYGYRKTSILVALFNAVILLVSIGAIIYEAAHRFLNPEPLSGTTIAIVAGVGIVINSLTALLFMRDKDKDLNIKSAYLHLMSDAVVSLGIVVGGIVIVYTNWFWIDSVLSIVIALVILFSTWQLLKDSLRLSLDGVPENISVDDIKTTALNITGIKDLHHIHVWAISTTENALTAHLVLQQSITTEQEQHIKKELKHILEHKNIQHITLETERENELCKTVTC from the coding sequence GTGGAGCATCACCATTCACATACAGACCATACCACCCCATTAAAAAATGTAAATACTGCGTTTATAGTTGGCATTGTATTAAACTTTTTATTTGTAATAATAGAAGCGGCTTTTGGTTTATTTACCCATTCTCTTTCTTTACTTTCCGATGCCGGACATAACTTAGCCGATGTAGGTACTTTGGCTTTATCTCTTTTGGCATTCCGCCTACTAAAAGTAAAAGCCAATAAACATTATACTTACGGTTACAGAAAAACATCCATACTGGTGGCTCTTTTCAATGCTGTTATTCTATTGGTTTCCATAGGTGCTATTATATATGAGGCAGCACATCGTTTTTTAAACCCTGAACCGCTATCAGGCACCACCATTGCCATTGTTGCCGGTGTTGGTATTGTTATTAATAGCTTAACCGCTTTGTTGTTTATGCGCGATAAGGACAAAGACCTGAATATAAAAAGTGCCTACTTACACTTAATGAGCGATGCTGTGGTTTCATTGGGTATTGTAGTTGGTGGCATTGTAATAGTATATACCAACTGGTTTTGGATTGATAGTGTATTAAGCATTGTTATTGCATTGGTTATTCTTTTTTCAACCTGGCAACTACTGAAAGATAGTTTACGTTTATCGCTTGACGGGGTTCCTGAAAATATTAGTGTGGACGATATAAAAACAACGGCACTCAACATTACAGGTATTAAAGATTTACACCATATTCATGTATGGGCTATCAGCACTACGGAGAATGCCTTAACGGCTCATTTGGTTTTGCAACAAAGCATTACAACGGAACAAGAGCAACACATAAAAAAAGAATTGAAGCATATACTTGAACATAAAAATATTCAGCATATTACGCTGGAAACGGAAAGAGAAAATGAATTATGTAAAACCGTTACCTGTTAA